GAATACTCTTTTTAGTTTTCTGCAGGCATGCTCTGCGATGCTGTTTCTACTGGAAGCTCATCTTCGTCTGCCACAGAGATGTTACGATTGACATTCTTCGAGCCAACGACGGCATAAAAGAAGAGATAAGCAAGACAGATCAGTATTACCCAGTAGCTGGGGAGGTAACCGGCAGCGTCGGCCATGCCTCCCTGAATGGCGGGAACGATTCCCCCACCGGAGACAAGCACCATAAAGATTCCGGAAGCAGCAGCTGTGTATTTGCCCAGACCTTCCACGGCGAGGTTAAAGATGCCACCCCACATGATTGAAGTACAGAGGCCAACCAATACGATGTACATGGCATTGATGGGAACCTCAGCAAATCCGAACGAGAGAGAACCGGCATTGCGTTCCAGCACCGGCAGGGAGACCATGGTAGAGGTAGAAGAGAAGATGGCCAGCAGAATCAATACCATCCCAACAAAAGAGGTGACGGTAAGCATGGCTTTGCTGGAAACCTTACTGCCAATGGAGGCACCGATGAGACGGCCTGCAAGCATCAACAGCCAGTAGGTTCCTGCTACAACACCGGCAATGGTTTTACCCACTTCGGGATGATCGGACAACCAGTAGATCATCACACCGGGTGTTCCCACTTCCACACCAACGTATACGAAGATGGCAACAGCACCCAGCACAAAATGTCTGAACTTGAGGGCTCCGGTCATCAGCTGTTTGAGAGACTCCTTGTTTTTGGTTACGTAGGGTTCGGGAATGTTCACCGCAAGCAGCACAAAAAAGACCACTGCGAAGACACCCATTGCAATGTACATTACGGGAAATACATCTTTGATGTTGGCCTTGGCCGCTTCACCAATCAACACTCCCACAAAAGCAGGGGTAAAGGTAGCCATCACCGAATTGAAAGAACCTCCCACCTGTATGAGCTGATTCCCTTTGTTGCCACCACCACCGAGCGTGTTGAGCATCGGGTTGACCACGATGTTGAGCAGACACATGGAGAAACCGGCGATGAATGCACCCAGGAGGTAAACACCAAAAGCGGAGCTTTGAGGAGAGTGGCCTGAGAGATATTGAACAAAGATGCCCAGGAAACCAACGGCAATGGCAATAAGCGCTGTTTTCTTATACCCCACACGCTGCAACAGGATACCACCCGGTATTCCCATCACGGCATATGCAATGAAGTTGGCTGCATTACCCAGCAACCCCTGAAAGTTGGAAACGCCGAACTGTTCTTTCAATACCTGTCCCATTGGTGCGGCCAGATTGGTCACGAATGAGATCATTCCGAACAGTGCAATCATCATAATGATGGGCACGATTCGAGTTGTAGACTGATTTGTTTTAGTGTTCATTACAAAAAAATTAATTTAGCTATTCGCTTGCTTTGTTGATAACTGTTATATAGAGAATTTATAAGTTGTGCGTGACTCAAACTCCTCACCGGGACGAAGGATGGTGGTCGGATAGTCCGGTTTGTTGATGCTGTCGGGATAATGTTGTGTCTCGAAGCATACTGCCGATCGGCAGGGATAATGCTTGCCCTGCTTACCGGCGAAGTTACCGGTCATCCAGTTGCCGGTATAGAGCTGGAGACCCGGCTCAGTGGTGTAGATCTCCATCTTGATCCCTGTTTTGGGTGATTCGCAGATGCCGGCATAAGCATATTCTCCCGGCGCTGGTTTCTCCAGCACGAAGGTGTGGTCATATCCATTGCCAAAGCGGAGTTGTTCAAAATCATCGTTGATGCGTTCACCAATGCTGAAGGGTTGTGTAAAATCCATCGGGGTGCCTTTCACCGGCTGCGGATCACCATAAGGGATGGCGGTCTCATCGGTGGGCAGATAGGTTTCGGCATTGAGCATCAGCAGATGATCTCCGATAGAGGGATCACCCTGTCCGGAGAGATTGAAGTAGGTATGGTTGGTGAGGTTGAGAATGGTGGTCTTGTCGGTTTCAGCCTTGTAGATGATGTCCAGTGCATCGTCCTCGGTGAGTGTGTAGATAATGGTGACCGAAAGATTGCCCGGATAACCCTCCTCCTCGTCGGGTGAGCGGTAGAAGAGCTCTATGCTGCTTTCACTCACCCTTTTCACTTCCCACACCAGGGCATTGAATCCCTTTAATCCGCCGTGCAGGTGGTTAGGGCCGTTGTTGACAGCCAGCTGGTAA
This genomic window from Dysgonomonadaceae bacterium zrk40 contains:
- a CDS encoding MFS transporter gives rise to the protein MNTKTNQSTTRIVPIIMMIALFGMISFVTNLAAPMGQVLKEQFGVSNFQGLLGNAANFIAYAVMGIPGGILLQRVGYKKTALIAIAVGFLGIFVQYLSGHSPQSSAFGVYLLGAFIAGFSMCLLNIVVNPMLNTLGGGGNKGNQLIQVGGSFNSVMATFTPAFVGVLIGEAAKANIKDVFPVMYIAMGVFAVVFFVLLAVNIPEPYVTKNKESLKQLMTGALKFRHFVLGAVAIFVYVGVEVGTPGVMIYWLSDHPEVGKTIAGVVAGTYWLLMLAGRLIGASIGSKVSSKAMLTVTSFVGMVLILLAIFSSTSTMVSLPVLERNAGSLSFGFAEVPINAMYIVLVGLCTSIMWGGIFNLAVEGLGKYTAAASGIFMVLVSGGGIVPAIQGGMADAAGYLPSYWVILICLAYLFFYAVVGSKNVNRNISVADEDELPVETASQSMPAEN
- a CDS encoding galactose mutarotase; its protein translation is MKAMYSKSGLLAEAFEKSVDGRQTGLYTLTNKRGCEVTVTNYGAKIVSLMVPDKSGQLTDVVTGHPSIDDYLTSEEPYFGAVCGRVGNRIAKGQFTLEGVSYQLAVNNGPNHLHGGLKGFNALVWEVKRVSESSIELFYRSPDEEEGYPGNLSVTIIYTLTEDDALDIIYKAETDKTTILNLTNHTYFNLSGQGDPSIGDHLLMLNAETYLPTDETAIPYGDPQPVKGTPMDFTQPFSIGERINDDFEQLRFGNGYDHTFVLEKPAPGEYAYAGICESPKTGIKMEIYTTEPGLQLYTGNWMTGNFAGKQGKHYPCRSAVCFETQHYPDSINKPDYPTTILRPGEEFESRTTYKFSI